Genomic DNA from Chloroflexota bacterium:
GGGCCTTTGAGCGCGGGGACGTCGATCTGCTGACCTCGACGCCGCCCACCGAGATGGCTCGGCTCCAGGCAGGCGGAAAGGCCGTTGTCAAGACGGCTGGCTTTGGCGACGGCAACTCGAACTGCCAGGAGACGATGTTCTTCAACCTCCGGCGTCCGATCCTCCAGCGTCGTGAGGTCCGGCAGGCCATCGTCCACGCCGTTGACCAGCAGCGCATTCTCGACGAGGTGCGCTTCGGCCTGGGCAAGGTGGGGAGCAGCCCGATCTCCAGCGCCCTGGCCTGGGCGCACCATCCCCACGTTCGGCGCTACCCGCACGACCCGGCGCAGGCCGAGCGGCTGCTCGACGACGCCGGCTGCCGGCGGGGTACAGATGGCGTCCGCTTCAGCCTGGGCATGCCGTCGCTGGCCGTCCTGGAGAAGCTGCACGAGGCGATCCGCCGCGATCTCGCTGCCGTGGGGATCGCCGTCCAGATTCGGCCGATGGAGTTCAACGCCGCGCTCGACACGCTGTTCATCAAGCGCGAGTTTGACGTCAGCATCTGGGGCTACTGCAACGGCCCAGACCCCGAGGTTGGTGTGACGCGAGCCCACGTCACCTCGAACATCAAGCCGATCCCGTTCGCGAATGTCGCCGCGTACGCCAACCCACGCGTGGACGCGCTGCTTGAGCGCGCCGCCAGCCTGATCGACCGGACCGAGCGCGCCGCCGTCTACGCCAGGATTCAGGAGGAGATCTTCGGTCCCGTCCTCTCGGTGATCGAGTTCACCGACGTGGATGAGGCGGTCCACATCGCGAACGGCACCTGCTACGGCCTGGGCGCGTCGGTCTGGACCCGCGACATCCAGCGCGCGATTCAGCTCGCGAAGAGCATTGAGTCCGGCCAGGTCTACGTCAACCAGTACGGCTCGGCCGGCGTCATCGGTGCGCCGTTCGGCGGCTACAAGAACAGCGGCTTCGGGCGGACGAACTGCGCCGACACGATCCTGGAGTACACCCAGATCAAGGCGGTCGTGTTCAACGCCGGCCAGTAGGCTCCGGCGGCTGGGCCTCTGGCGGATCGGGCGTCCATCCGCTGGAGGTCAGCCCTGCCGCTACGCCGACCTCAGGGGAACAGCCGCTGCTCCATCAAGTAGGCCACCCGCTGAGCGAGGCACACCGGCCCCCACAGATCCACCCGGAAGCGGAAGGTGTGCTGCGAGCCGACCCAGGCGTCGGGCAGCGGGAGGATCCGGAACTTCCAGCCGCCCTCGGGCGGCAACTCGTACTGATCCGGCCACTCCTGCATCGTGACCAGGGTGTCCACCACCATCCCGAGCGTCGTCCCGGCCAGCGTGTGGGTCAGGGTGGGGGCGCCGTTGGCAGCGCTCCAGGCAGCGTGGCGCTCGCGCAGCGTCCCGGCGATCTCGTGGGTCAACACCACGTACGCCTCGGTGATCCACTGGGCGATATCAGGCTCCAACGTCGTGACGCTGGCGACGCCGAACCGCTCGCAGATCGTGGACAGCGACGCGACCTCGTCGCAGCGGCGCGCGTGCGCATCGCGGCGGGCGGCTGCACGCAGCCCCCGAAGATCGCGCTGGCTGACGGCTACCACAGGATGCCACCTCAGGAAGAAAGGATGGTCGGCGCGGCCACCGTCTGGGGCAAACGGGACGTTGGCGACCACGCCGACTGACACTGCCACCATCCCCGCGGGCGACGGCGGCAGGTCAGGATGTGCGTACGGCGGCCGGCCAGTCGCCGCACGCTGGTCGGGTGTCGGTTGCTACGAGGGCAGGGCCACCACCACCGACTTGACCTCGGTGTACAGCTCCAGCGCGTAGTGCCCCATCTCACGGCCCCAGCCAGACTCCTTGTAGCCGCCGAATGGCAGCGCGGCGTCGAAGACGTGGTAGGTGTTGATCCAGACCGTGCCGGCCTTGAGTTCGGCCGCCAGCGCGTGGGCCTTCGCCACGTCCTTCGTCCAGATGCCGGCCGCCAGGCCGTAGGTCGTGTCGTTCGCGATGCCGGCCAGCTCGTTGATGTCGTCGAACGGCAGCGCCACCACGACCGGCCCGAAGATCTCCTCCTGGACGATCTTCATCTCCTGCTTGGCGTCCACAAGCACCGTCGGTTGGAAGAAGTAGCCGCGCTCGCCGAAGCGGCTGCCGCCGACCAGCGAGCGAGCGCCCTGCTCCGCGCCAGACTGGAGGTAGCCGGTCACGCGCCGCAGCTGCTCGTCGGAGATCAGCGGCCCCATCTGGGTGTCGGGGTCGAAGGCGTTGCCGAGCTTGATGCCCTCGGCGGCGTCCGCCACGCCCTGGGCGACCTCGTCAAAGACCTTCCGCTGCACGTACAGGCGGGAGCCGGCGTTGCAGCACTGGCCGTGGTTGAAGAAGATCGCGTTGGACGCCCCGGCGATGGCGGCCGGCACGTCGGCGTCGTCGAACACGATGTTGGGTGACTTGCCGCCCAGCTCCAACGAGACCTTCTTGAGGTTGCCGGCCGCCGCCTGGACGACGATCTTGCCGACCTCGCCCGAACCGGTAAAGGCGACCTTGTCCACGTCCGGATGCGCCGCCAGGGCCGCGCCGGCCGTCTCGCCAAAGCCGGTGACGATATTCACGACGCCGTTCGGGATGCCAGCCTCGGCGATCAGCTCGCCGAGGCGCAGGGCCGTCAGCGGTGTCTGCTCGGCCGGCTTCAGCACCACCGTGCAGCCCGTCGCCAGGGCCGGGCCAAGCTTCCAGGCCGCCATCAGCAGCGGGAAGTTCCAGGGGATGATCTGCGCGACCACGCCAATCGGCTCGTGGCGGGTGTAGGCGAAGAACCTGTGGCCCGGCAGCGGGATGTTCGAGATCGGGATGGTGTGGCCCTCGATCTTCGTGGCCCAGCCGGCCATGTAGCGGAGCAGATCGACGGCCAGCGGCACGTCGGCGGCCCGGGCCACCGCCACCGGCTTGCCGTTGTCGAGCGCTTCGAGCTGGGCGAACTCCTCAGCGTTCTGCTCGAGCAGGTCGGCCAGCTTCCAGATCATCCGGCCCCGCTCGGACGGCGAGACGCTCCTGCGCCACGGGCCGACCTCGAAGGCCCGGCGAGCAGCCGCGACGGCCTTCTCGACGTCCGCCTTGTCGCCCTCAGCCACCTGGGCAATGACCTCTTCGGTGGCTGGATCGAACACGTCGAAGACCTTGCCAGACGCCGCCTGCACCCACTGGCCGTCGATGAGCATCGGGCGCGGGCTGCCGACGAACTCGGCGACGTTCGCGCCCAACCCCGGCCTGCTCTCTGTCAGTACCACGGTGTACCCCTTCTCACTCGCAACGTTCGGTCTGGTGTGGCGACCAGCAAGCGCGAGCACCAGCCTGCGCGACTACTATGGCGCAGACCACCCTGACTATTCAAACACGGAATATTCCGTGTTTGAATAGTCAGGGTGGACGGGAAGCTTCTCTGGGTGTGACGGGCGGCGCCCCAGCAGCGCGCCCACGACCATGGTCACCGCGTCTACAGCTGGATCACCACCGACTTCACCTCGGTGTACAGCTCCAGCGCGTTGTGGCCCATCTCCCGGCCCCAGCCGGACTGCTTGAAGCCGCCGAACGGCAGGGCCGGATCGCCGACGTTGTAGCAGTTGACCCAGACCGTCCCCGCGCGCAGCTTCGCGGCCACCCGGTGGGCCTTGCGGACGTCCGTGGTCCAGATGCCGGCGGCCAGGCCGTAGGTCGTGTCGTTCGCCCGCTGCGCCACCTCTTCGATGTCGTCGAACGGCATCGCCGAGATGACGGGGCCGAAGATCTCCTCCTGAGCGATCCGCATGCCGTCCTGCACGTCGGCGAAGACCGTCGGCGGGACGAAGTAGCCGTTGGCCAGCTCGCCCTCGGTCAGGCGCGCCCCGCCGACCGTCGCCCTGGCCCCCTCATCCGCCCCAAGCTGCAGGTAGCTAGTGACCCGCTCGATCTGCTGCTGCGAGACCAGCGGCCCGATCTGCACATTCGGATCGAGGCCGTTGCCGACCTTCAGCTCTGAGGCGAAGTTCGACAGGCGCTCCACGAACTCGTCGTGCACCTTGCGCTCGACGAAGAGGCGTGTTCCAGCGCTGCAGATCTGTCCGGAGTTGGCGAAGACCGCCATCGCCGCCCCGGGGACGGCTGCGTCAAGGTCGGCGTCGGCGAACACGACGTCTGGCGACTTGCCGCCCAGCTCCAGGGACACCCGCTTCAGGTTCAGCGCCGACGAGCGGATGATCTCCTGGCCCGTCACGTGTGACCCGGTGAAGGCGACCTTGTCGACGTCGAGGTGCCGCGCCAGGGCCGCGCCGGCCGTCTCGCCGTAGCCGGGCACCACGTTGACGACGCCATCGGGAACCCCAGCCTCCTGGCACAGCTCGGCGAAGCGGAGCGGGGTCAGCGGCGCCTCTTCGGCCGGCTTGAGGATCACGGTGCAGCCCGTCGCGATGGCCGGCCCGACCTTCCAGATACAGGCGCCGAGCGGCCCGTTCCAGGGGATGATCGCGCCGACGACGCCGACCGGATCCTTGAGGGTGAACGAGACGTACTCGCCGGGCAGCGAGTTCTCGATGGTCTCGCCGTGGATGGCCGTCGCCTGTCCAGCGTACCAGCGGAGCATCCCGAGCGCCCGCCGCCTGGTGGACATGGTGCGGCTGACCGGCGCGCCCATGTCGAGCGTGTCGAGGGTGGCAAGCTCCTCGAAGTGCTCCTCCACCAGATCGGCCAGTTTGAGCAGGATCGCCTGCCGCTCGTACGGCTTGACCTTGCTCCACGGCCCCTCGAACGCCGCCCGCGCCGCCCTGACCGCCCGGTCGATGTCGACGGCGTCACCCTCGGCGACCGTCGCGAGCACCTCCCCCGTGGCCGGATTGACGCTCTCGAAGGTCTTGCCCGAGGCCGCGTCGACCCACTGACCGCCGATCAGCATCTTCTTCGGCGTGCCGTCCAGGAACGGATGCCGCGTGTTGGCCCATGCGCCTGCTAGCGCCATCGCGCCTGACCTCCCACCCCACCCGCAGCCCCATGACGAACGAGATTACTACGGGCTAAACTGCACGCTTAGCTATGTATAATACCAGCGCTCGTGGGGAACGGCGGGTACGGAAGTAGCCGCTCGCGCTGCGGCCCAGAGCATCTGCGCCGGGCCGAGTGCGCGCCCGAGCGGCCGGCGAAGACCAGGGCGCGACCTCGACCTTGATACTCTATTCAAACTTTGAATAGACTGTCAAGGAGCTTTCCGCAGGGAGGACTAGCATCGTGGCAGTGAGCGCTCCGCCTCAGACTCGGGCCCCTGGCATCCTCGAACAGGTTCCTGACGGTGTCCAGTTCATCGGGGGCGTCTGGACCCCCGCGAAGCACGGCGAGACCATCGCCGTCATCAACCCCGCCTCGGGCGAGCATCTGCGAAGCGTGCCGCGCGGCGGCGCCGACGACGTTGCCGAGGCCGTGTCGGCGGCGGCGGCGGCGTTCCCGAAGTGGCGCGACCTGAGCGCCACCCAGCGCGGCAACCTGATCCGCCGCTGGGGCGACATCTGCAACCAGCACGCCGAGGACATCGCGATCCTCGAGTGCCTGGAGGTCGGCAAGCCGTTCAAGGGGCCGGCCAACGTTGGCGACCGCGCCATCTACTTTGCCGGGCTGGCCGACAAGCTGACCGGCGACACGCTGCCCTCGGCCAACCCGAACGTGCTCGGCATCACCCTGCGCGAGCCGTACGGCGTCTGCGGCAGCATCGTCCCCTGGAACTTCCCGCCCCACCTGATGATGAGCGACGTGGCCCCGGCCATCGCGGCTGGGAATACCATCGTGGTCAAGCCACCCGAGGACGCGCCGATCACCTGCCTCTACCTGGCGAAGCTGGCGCAGGAAGCTGGCATCCCGGACGGCGTGATCAACGTCGTCACCGGCTACGGCTCCGAGGCCGGCTCGGCCCTGCCGCTGCATCCGCTGGTCCGCCACATGAGCTTCACCGGCTCGCCGGAGACCGGCTCGAAGGTGATGACGGCCTGCGCCCAGCGGCTGATCCCGCTGCACCTGGAGCTGGGCGGGAAGTCGCCGCAGGTCGTGCTGCGCGATGCCGACCTCAACGCGGCGGTCCCACACATCGTCCGCAACTTCACCAGCAACGCCGGTCAGGTCTGCGTGGCCGGGACGCGGCTAGTGGTCGATCAGTCGGTGCGCTCGCAGATCGTCGAGGCGATCGCGGCCGAGATGGAGCGGGTGCGGGTTGGCCACTGGTACGAGGACGTGGACATGGGGCCGCTGATCTCCAAGAAGTAGGAGAATCGCGTGCTCGGCTACATGGACGTCGCGCAGCAGGAAGGCGTCCAGGTGGTCGTCGGCGGCAACAAGCTCGGCGGGGCCAAGTTCGACAACGGCTTCTTCGTCGAGCCGACGCTCTTCGACAACGTCAAGCCGGACATGCGGGTCGCCCAGGAGGAGATCTTCGGTCCCGTCCTCTCGGTGATCGAGTTCACCGACGTGGACGAGGCGGTCCACATCGCGAACGGCACCCGCTACGGCCTGGGCGCGTCGGTCTGGACCCGCGACATCCAGCGCGCGATTCAGCTCGCGAAGAGCATCGAGTCCGGCCAGGTCTACGTCAACCAGTACGGCTCGGCCGGCGTCATCGGTGCGCCGTTCGGCGGCTACAAGAACAGCGGTTTCGGCCGGACTGGCGGCGTCGACACGATCCTGGAGTACACCCAGATCAAGGCGGTGGTGTTCAACGCCGGCCAGTAGGCCCGATGCGTGTCTCTGGCGGCAGGCGTGGCCTGCCGCCAGAGACACCCCACACCAGCCGGTACGCCTGACGCGCTGCCAGTCGTTGCCGGCCGTCTCTACCGGGCGCGCATCGCCTCGAGGATCTGCTGCACCAACGGGTTGTGGCGGCGCTCGAAGCCGATGGTCGTCTGATCCATGTGGCCCGGACGCACCACCGTATCCTCAGGCAATGGCATCAGCCGGCTCATGATGCTGATCATGATCCGCTCGAAGCTGCCATCGGGCGAGTCGAACTTGCCGACCGACCCCTGAAACAGGGTGTCGCCGCTGAACAGCACGCCGTCGGTGTAGAAGCAGACGCTGCCCGGCGTGTGCCCGGGCGTGTGGATCACCTTCAGGTCGACGCCCGCCACCCCGACCGTGTCGTCGTGTGCCAGGAAGTCGTCGGGCTCGGGTGACGGCCGCTCGTGCCGCCCGAACATCCGCGGCGCCGAGGCCGGCATCCGCCGCGCGATCTCCAGGTCGTCGGCGTGGAGCAGGTACGGCGCGCCGGTCTCCTCCTGGAGCGCACGCACGGCCATGATGTGGTCGAGGTGCCCGTGCGTGCAGACGATCTTCTTGATGGAGACCTTCATCTCCCGCGCGAGCGCCTGAACCTCGCCGACCTCGTCGCCGGGGTCGATGCAGATCGCCTCGCCGGTGCGTCTCGACCCGACGATGTAGCAGTTGGCCTGAATCAGTCCGACCACCGTGTGGCGGATCATCAGCTCGGTGGCGTCCATGTGCCCTCCCCATCCCTCTCGTCGCGCTGGCGTCGCTTGACGCGCCGCCCCAACCCGGTATTCAATCGATGAATACTACGCCGGTGTCGGCCTGTCCGCGCCGATCTGAGGAGAACTCCTCTCCCATGACTGCCCACCAGACGACTCCCACTCCTCTGGCCGAGTCGGCTTCGCTCGCTGAGCGGCGCGCGGCCCTGCTGGCGGCCGTTCAGGCCCTTGCCGCCGAGTTCGCCCAGGATCGCCAGCAGCGCCAGCGCCGGCGCGAGCTTGACCCGGCCGATGTCGACCGCCTTCGCGCGGCCGCCTACACGCTGACCGCCGTGCCAGTCGAGCAGGGCGGCCTCTGGGACACGCTGGCGGGATCGGCCCGCCCGGTGGCCGCCGTCCTGCGGGCGCTGGCGCACGGCGACTCGTCCCTGGCCCTGGTCTCGGCGATGCACCCCTCCATTCTCTCGCCCTGGCTCGCCTCGACCAGCATCGCGGACGGCGACGAGGAATGGCAGGCGCAGCGAAGCTGGATCTTCCAGACCGTCAAGGATGGCGACCTCTGGGGCACTATCACCTCGGAGCCGGGCAGCGGCGGCGATCCTGGGAAGACCAAAGCCGTCGCCGTCCGCGACGATGGCCCGACGGGCTGGCGGCTCACGGGCGTCAAGCATTTCGGCAGCGGCATGGGCATCATGTCGTACATGGTGACGACGGCCATTCCGGAGGGCGAGACGGCTCCGGCCACCTTCTTCCTGAGGATGAAGGGCGTCCCCTGGGACGGCTCGCAGGGCGCGA
This window encodes:
- a CDS encoding MBL fold metallo-hydrolase, which codes for MDATELMIRHTVVGLIQANCYIVGSRRTGEAICIDPGDEVGEVQALAREMKVSIKKIVCTHGHLDHIMAVRALQEETGAPYLLHADDLEIARRMPASAPRMFGRHERPSPEPDDFLAHDDTVGVAGVDLKVIHTPGHTPGSVCFYTDGVLFSGDTLFQGSVGKFDSPDGSFERIMISIMSRLMPLPEDTVVRPGHMDQTTIGFERRHNPLVQQILEAMRAR
- a CDS encoding aldehyde dehydrogenase family protein; the protein is MALAGAWANTRHPFLDGTPKKMLIGGQWVDAASGKTFESVNPATGEVLATVAEGDAVDIDRAVRAARAAFEGPWSKVKPYERQAILLKLADLVEEHFEELATLDTLDMGAPVSRTMSTRRRALGMLRWYAGQATAIHGETIENSLPGEYVSFTLKDPVGVVGAIIPWNGPLGACIWKVGPAIATGCTVILKPAEEAPLTPLRFAELCQEAGVPDGVVNVVPGYGETAGAALARHLDVDKVAFTGSHVTGQEIIRSSALNLKRVSLELGGKSPDVVFADADLDAAVPGAAMAVFANSGQICSAGTRLFVERKVHDEFVERLSNFASELKVGNGLDPNVQIGPLVSQQQIERVTSYLQLGADEGARATVGGARLTEGELANGYFVPPTVFADVQDGMRIAQEEIFGPVISAMPFDDIEEVAQRANDTTYGLAAGIWTTDVRKAHRVAAKLRAGTVWVNCYNVGDPALPFGGFKQSGWGREMGHNALELYTEVKSVVIQL
- a CDS encoding aldehyde dehydrogenase family protein; protein product: MLIDGQWVQAASGKVFDVFDPATEEVIAQVAEGDKADVEKAVAAARRAFEVGPWRRSVSPSERGRMIWKLADLLEQNAEEFAQLEALDNGKPVAVARAADVPLAVDLLRYMAGWATKIEGHTIPISNIPLPGHRFFAYTRHEPIGVVAQIIPWNFPLLMAAWKLGPALATGCTVVLKPAEQTPLTALRLGELIAEAGIPNGVVNIVTGFGETAGAALAAHPDVDKVAFTGSGEVGKIVVQAAAGNLKKVSLELGGKSPNIVFDDADVPAAIAGASNAIFFNHGQCCNAGSRLYVQRKVFDEVAQGVADAAEGIKLGNAFDPDTQMGPLISDEQLRRVTGYLQSGAEQGARSLVGGSRFGERGYFFQPTVLVDAKQEMKIVQEEIFGPVVVALPFDDINELAGIANDTTYGLAAGIWTKDVAKAHALAAELKAGTVWINTYHVFDAALPFGGYKESGWGREMGHYALELYTEVKSVVVALPS
- a CDS encoding aldehyde dehydrogenase family protein produces the protein MPDLAESWVVSPDGKTVTFTLASGVLWHDGQPFTSADVAFTFQDILLKYHSRTRAGLEHVLEGIDAPDPQTVVMRFTSAYGPLLQRLDVVEAAILPRHIYQGSDPEHTDANLHPVGTGPYRLAEYRSGDMVRLVRNERYFKPGLPYLDELVYIIVADTATGVWAFERGDVDLLTSTPPTEMARLQAGGKAVVKTAGFGDGNSNCQETMFFNLRRPILQRREVRQAIVHAVDQQRILDEVRFGLGKVGSSPISSALAWAHHPHVRRYPHDPAQAERLLDDAGCRRGTDGVRFSLGMPSLAVLEKLHEAIRRDLAAVGIAVQIRPMEFNAALDTLFIKREFDVSIWGYCNGPDPEVGVTRAHVTSNIKPIPFANVAAYANPRVDALLERAASLIDRTERAAVYARIQEEIFGPVLSVIEFTDVDEAVHIANGTCYGLGASVWTRDIQRAIQLAKSIESGQVYVNQYGSAGVIGAPFGGYKNSGFGRTNCADTILEYTQIKAVVFNAGQ